A window from Bosea sp. ANAM02 encodes these proteins:
- a CDS encoding DUF3606 domain-containing protein has translation MADDRTNRGYRDRSRIDVSEDFEVRYWTDRLGVSKSQLEEAVREVGPTAEAVETELRRKTLAAGP, from the coding sequence ATGGCAGACGACAGGACCAACCGCGGCTACCGGGACCGCTCTCGCATCGATGTGAGTGAAGACTTTGAAGTCCGCTACTGGACCGACAGGCTCGGCGTTTCCAAATCGCAGCTTGAGGAAGCAGTCCGAGAGGTCGGCCCCACGGCGGAAGCCGTGGAAACCGAACTTCGCAGGAAGACCCTGGCGGCCGGTCCGTGA
- a CDS encoding GFA family protein: MALVRSGGCNCGAVRYRAAGNPTRTGLCHCQTCRRETGSAFMTFAVWPSDAVRVTGETSQWTSSTDHRTFCLSCGSTLFSSSDGSNEIEIRIGSLDDAPSTLTPQYELWVLRREHWLSALQGTDQFEGNRDGAKV; this comes from the coding sequence ATGGCGTTGGTAAGGAGCGGCGGCTGTAATTGCGGCGCGGTGCGCTACCGGGCGGCCGGGAACCCGACCAGGACTGGCCTCTGTCACTGCCAGACGTGCCGGCGCGAGACGGGGTCGGCTTTTATGACCTTCGCGGTATGGCCAAGCGACGCGGTTCGAGTGACGGGCGAGACCAGTCAGTGGACAAGCTCGACCGATCACCGGACGTTTTGCTTAAGTTGCGGGTCGACGCTCTTCTCGTCCAGCGATGGCAGCAACGAGATCGAGATCCGCATCGGTTCGCTCGACGACGCTCCGAGCACGCTTACCCCGCAGTACGAGCTGTGGGTGCTACGACGGGAGCACTGGCTGTCGGCCCTGCAGGGCACGGACCAATTCGAGGGCAACCGCGACGGCGCGAAGGTTTAG